A stretch of Lentibacillus sp. JNUCC-1 DNA encodes these proteins:
- a CDS encoding YtpI family protein: protein MIIFPIVIILSAVLYVYYKVAILRSKDRLTQAYFNAKSRICLGVFVAFFGINSYLLFQDRVTLFVAIVFLILGMMQLLRGFKESKHYRNEWKKLNHG, encoded by the coding sequence ATGATTATATTTCCCATTGTTATTATACTTTCCGCCGTACTATATGTATATTACAAGGTTGCGATTCTAAGGTCAAAGGATCGTCTGACACAAGCTTACTTTAACGCGAAATCCCGTATCTGTCTTGGTGTTTTTGTGGCTTTCTTCGGCATTAACTCTTATTTGCTGTTTCAAGACAGAGTCACTTTATTTGTTGCCATTGTGTTTCTTATATTGGGCATGATGCAATTATTAAGAGGATTCAAGGAATCAAAACATTATCGAAATGAATGGAAGAAACTCAATCATGGATAA
- a CDS encoding DHH family phosphoesterase gives MPITSIIQEIKTYHTIIIHRHVRPDPDAIGSQAALREVIKASFPEKHVYLTGEDTDSLTFLSEMDNVKDSLYKGALVIVCDTANTARISDDRYESGDKLIKIDHHPNVDEYGDIAWVDPSASSTSEMIYELYLTGEKEGLRFTKEAARLIYAGIVGDTGRFLFPSTTTKTFRYAAELVSWDFDRTGLYDELYRMNEHISRLRGYILQQYQVRPSGMSSIKLTRQTLEKFGVDPVDTGQFVGVLGDIEGIKAWVFFIEEDDLIRVRLRSKGPVVNEIAAKYNGGGHPLAAGASVNTWDETEAVIADLDAACRKFKP, from the coding sequence ATGCCAATCACATCGATAATTCAAGAAATTAAAACGTATCATACAATTATTATTCATCGCCATGTGCGTCCAGATCCTGACGCCATTGGTTCTCAGGCTGCGCTTCGAGAAGTTATTAAAGCCTCATTTCCAGAAAAGCATGTTTATCTTACTGGCGAAGATACTGACTCATTAACATTTTTATCTGAGATGGACAATGTTAAAGATTCATTATACAAGGGAGCACTTGTGATCGTTTGTGATACCGCAAACACCGCGCGAATATCTGACGATCGATACGAAAGTGGCGATAAGCTTATTAAGATTGACCACCATCCCAACGTAGATGAATACGGGGATATCGCCTGGGTTGATCCTTCTGCAAGTTCAACCTCAGAGATGATTTATGAACTTTATTTGACAGGGGAAAAAGAAGGTCTCCGTTTTACAAAAGAGGCTGCCCGGCTTATATATGCGGGGATCGTTGGAGATACAGGCCGCTTTTTGTTTCCGAGTACGACTACCAAAACATTTCGTTATGCTGCCGAGCTTGTCAGTTGGGATTTTGATCGAACAGGTTTATATGATGAGCTGTACCGCATGAATGAACACATTTCGAGATTGCGCGGGTATATTTTACAGCAGTATCAAGTGCGACCCTCAGGCATGAGTTCGATTAAGTTAACAAGACAAACACTTGAAAAGTTTGGTGTCGATCCTGTAGATACGGGTCAATTTGTCGGTGTACTGGGAGATATTGAAGGGATCAAGGCATGGGTCTTTTTCATCGAAGAAGACGATCTAATACGTGTTCGGCTCCGTTCAAAGGGCCCTGTTGTTAATGAAATTGCTGCTAAATATAATGGCGGGGGCCACCCTCTTGCGGCGGGAGCCTCTGTAAATACCTGGGACGAAACAGAAGCGGTAATTGCTGATCTAGACGCAGCCTGTCGCAAATTTAAACCATAA
- the ytrI gene encoding sporulation membrane protein YtrI: protein MYVPPQLKKIHWQHAFIGVVFGGIIAYGIVMFMYGTMYEDLMEENLRLKAQITDLNAKNKSLKQDQEDKEEENKQHLEVQTISVKFSNSQQLRLDRLTTYQLEELVKAEIDHLIGHNLETVGENANLVVSTIENKTYHVDDVDYFFEVDRIILSQKLSLLLKIKMHQ, encoded by the coding sequence ATGTATGTCCCCCCGCAACTGAAAAAAATCCACTGGCAGCACGCCTTTATCGGTGTTGTATTTGGTGGCATTATCGCATACGGAATTGTTATGTTCATGTATGGAACAATGTATGAGGATCTGATGGAAGAGAACTTGCGCCTGAAAGCACAGATTACGGATCTTAATGCAAAGAACAAATCTTTGAAACAAGATCAAGAAGATAAGGAAGAAGAGAACAAGCAACATCTCGAAGTACAAACCATCTCTGTGAAATTTTCCAACAGTCAACAGCTTCGGCTTGACCGACTGACAACCTATCAACTGGAAGAATTGGTTAAAGCAGAAATTGATCATCTCATTGGCCATAACCTGGAAACCGTGGGGGAAAATGCCAATCTTGTCGTATCAACCATTGAAAATAAAACTTATCATGTTGATGATGTCGACTATTTTTTTGAAGTGGATCGGATCATTTTATCTCAAAAGTTATCTCTCCTGCTTAAAATCAAAATGCATCAATGA
- a CDS encoding YtrH family sporulation protein: MEERFFTTFIHCYFIAFGVVIGGTIIGSMGSFATGDAPLSAMGRIAKSLRIWAIVAAIGGTFDTIEKFEKGFLDGSTFDLLKQALFILSAMGGVKTAIVIIESLIQEDLS, translated from the coding sequence ATGGAAGAACGTTTTTTTACCACTTTTATCCATTGTTATTTCATAGCTTTTGGTGTTGTTATTGGCGGCACAATTATTGGCAGCATGGGTTCCTTTGCAACTGGAGATGCGCCACTATCAGCTATGGGGCGCATCGCTAAAAGCTTGCGGATTTGGGCAATTGTCGCAGCGATCGGAGGTACTTTCGATACAATTGAGAAATTCGAAAAAGGTTTTTTGGACGGTTCCACATTCGATCTTTTAAAACAAGCGTTGTTTATCCTGTCCGCAATGGGCGGGGTTAAGACTGCCATAGTCATTATTGAATCTCTGATACAGGAGGACTTATCCTAA